Proteins encoded within one genomic window of Halorussus salilacus:
- a CDS encoding M24 family metallopeptidase: MEPDLSTLADALEDAGADGYLLDADSGDSDQLYLSGFDAPDAFVTLYTPEETALLVSGLEYGRAKKESRADEVARLADYDYPELVGEHGRAGAKNRVLAAFLADRGVESVAAPERFPLGTADALREQGVSVEVLDGDVLTEIRAVKTDEEVAHVREAQEANEAAMAAAEDLLAAAEIEDGLLYHDGEVLTSERVTEEIEVTLLRHGCALDETIVASGADGADPHDRGSGPLEAHEPIVIDIFPRNKASKYNGDMTRTFVVGEPSEEVRRRWEDTHEAFEAALDALGPGVTGKAVHDAVCDVYEEKGYDTLRSDPSAETGFIHSTGHGIGLDVHELPRVSPDGGELEPGHVVTIEPGLYDPEFGGVRIEDLVVVTEDGYENLTDYPIRLRPE, encoded by the coding sequence ATGGAACCCGACCTCTCGACGCTCGCAGACGCGCTCGAAGACGCCGGAGCCGACGGCTACCTGCTCGACGCCGACTCGGGCGACTCCGACCAGCTCTACCTCTCGGGCTTCGACGCGCCCGACGCGTTCGTCACCCTCTACACGCCCGAGGAGACTGCGCTGCTCGTGTCCGGACTGGAGTACGGCCGCGCCAAGAAGGAGAGTCGCGCCGACGAGGTGGCCCGCCTCGCCGACTACGACTACCCCGAACTGGTCGGCGAGCACGGCCGCGCCGGGGCCAAGAACCGAGTCCTCGCCGCGTTCCTCGCCGACCGCGGCGTCGAGTCGGTCGCCGCGCCCGAGCGATTCCCGCTTGGCACCGCCGACGCCCTGCGCGAGCAGGGCGTCTCGGTCGAGGTGCTCGACGGCGACGTGCTGACCGAGATCCGCGCAGTCAAGACCGACGAGGAGGTCGCCCACGTCCGCGAGGCCCAAGAGGCCAACGAGGCCGCGATGGCGGCCGCCGAGGACCTGCTCGCCGCCGCCGAAATCGAGGACGGCCTGCTGTACCACGACGGCGAGGTGCTGACCAGCGAGCGCGTCACCGAGGAGATAGAGGTCACCCTGCTCCGCCACGGTTGCGCGCTCGACGAGACCATCGTCGCCTCGGGTGCAGACGGAGCCGACCCCCACGACCGCGGGAGCGGCCCGCTCGAAGCCCACGAACCCATCGTAATCGACATCTTCCCGCGGAATAAGGCGAGCAAGTACAACGGCGACATGACCCGGACCTTCGTCGTCGGCGAACCCAGCGAGGAGGTCCGGCGGCGCTGGGAGGACACCCACGAGGCGTTCGAGGCCGCGCTCGACGCGCTCGGACCCGGCGTCACGGGCAAGGCGGTCCACGACGCGGTCTGCGACGTGTACGAGGAGAAGGGCTACGACACCCTCCGGAGCGACCCGAGCGCCGAGACGGGGTTCATCCACAGCACGGGCCACGGTATCGGGCTGGACGTTCACGAGCTCCCGCGGGTCAGCCCCGACGGCGGCGAACTGGAGCCGGGCCACGTCGTCACCATCGAACCCGGCCTGTACGACCCCGAGTTCGGGGGCGTCCGCATCGAGGACCTCGTGGTGGTCACCGAGGACGGTTACGAGAACCTGACCGACTACCCGATTCGCCTGCGGCCGGAGTAG